A genome region from Streptomyces sp. NBC_01296 includes the following:
- a CDS encoding glycosyltransferase family 2 protein, with protein MSLHSQSTASYQAAATPEFPRHVVTAVLVAHDGARWLPRTLAGLLGQERPAQSHVAADTGSADESARLLGEALGEDRVLHLARRTGFGAAVDEAARSAGTLSPEDLPYLKRPSGWDPVSRTWRDDAYDLPELPHGDPVQWLWLLHDDSAPEPDALTELLRVAEENPDAAVIGPKLRGWYDKKQLLEAGVTIARSGRRWTGLDRREQDQGQHDQVRPVLSVSTAGMLVRRDVYEALGGFDRRLPLMRDDVDLCWRAQSAGHTVLVAPDAVLRHAEASARERRTVDCAGRTSASPHRVDKAGAVYTVLANSSAGALPYVLLRLLVGTVLRTLAYLVGKAPGQAVDEITGLLATLLRPGRILGARRRRGRPAVPAKELRPLFPPPGASLRANAEQLAGYFGGDRDTDTAAIGRHGGAVESGPGGDDADYLEIEQFARLKRIARNPAPVLFALLLLVSVIACRALLGGGSLMGGALLPAPDSGLALWRSYTDDWQPVAAGSTAGAPPYLAVLGAFATVLFGSTSAALTLLLVCSVPLAGLTAYFASRPLVDSRLLRAWAAVAYAFLPAVTGALAGGRLGTAVLAILLPLIARSAVAAFAFGSAESEGERSGWRPVWTYTLLLTLATAFTPVVWLLAAVLGTAALVLRRARWKTYGLRLLATLAVPLLVLAPWSLTLLMHPGRLLHEAGLPYGSGSATALDLLGISPGGPRTAGGLLLIGIVLAALAALLRAERRFAVRTAWATALAALLLAVVVNRTGWAGPATLVYGLALLAAAAVGAEGAKERVAASSFGWRQPLAALIALGAVAGPLLGAAGWMISGADGPLERRDPVQVPAFVAEESGTRDQARTLVLGGTSPATVSYTLVRGSGGRLGDAELAAAAGSSPQLDKVVSSLVAGSGADQTDQLSGFAIRYILVRDGAPQQMRKVLDATPGLSRLSQLDGSALWRVDRQVARAAIVSGKPGEAPIPVASGPVEAHTKIPAGEAGGAGRVLRIADRAAPGWRATLDGKPLKPKTLDGWAQGFELPAAGGRLDLVHEDALTRTAWHWAQGLLALVLLVMALPGRRASLDDDLPEEEAEAADRSAAGEAGEGRRARRLRAEAESAAAATAAAEEPSGAVADPYAQIPAQPVYGEETYAYQAYGDQGYAYDQQPQQPYVPAPAQAPDYEQYPYPEQGYDDPQGYPQQPQQQPYPYPPYEQPYDTYGQHDPRPDGSPQQ; from the coding sequence ATGTCCCTGCACAGCCAGTCGACGGCCTCCTACCAGGCTGCCGCCACACCCGAGTTCCCCCGGCACGTCGTCACCGCGGTGCTCGTCGCCCACGACGGCGCCCGCTGGCTGCCCAGGACGCTCGCCGGCCTCCTCGGCCAAGAACGCCCCGCGCAGAGCCACGTCGCCGCCGACACCGGCAGCGCCGACGAATCCGCGCGCCTGCTCGGCGAGGCCCTCGGCGAGGATCGCGTCCTCCACCTCGCCCGCCGCACCGGCTTCGGCGCCGCCGTCGACGAAGCCGCCCGCAGCGCGGGCACCCTGAGCCCCGAGGACCTCCCGTACCTCAAGCGCCCCAGCGGCTGGGACCCCGTCAGCCGCACCTGGCGCGACGACGCCTACGACCTCCCCGAACTCCCCCACGGCGACCCCGTCCAGTGGCTCTGGCTGCTCCACGACGACAGCGCCCCCGAACCCGACGCCCTCACCGAATTGCTGCGCGTCGCCGAGGAGAACCCCGACGCCGCCGTCATCGGCCCCAAGCTGCGCGGCTGGTACGACAAGAAGCAGCTCCTCGAGGCCGGCGTCACCATCGCCCGCAGCGGCCGCCGCTGGACCGGCCTCGACCGCCGCGAACAGGACCAGGGCCAGCACGACCAGGTCCGCCCCGTCCTGTCCGTCTCCACCGCCGGCATGCTCGTGCGCCGCGACGTGTACGAGGCCCTCGGCGGCTTCGACCGCCGCCTGCCCCTCATGCGCGACGACGTCGACCTCTGCTGGCGCGCCCAGAGCGCCGGCCACACCGTGCTCGTCGCCCCCGACGCCGTCCTGCGGCACGCCGAGGCCTCCGCCCGCGAGCGCCGCACCGTCGACTGCGCCGGACGTACGAGCGCCAGCCCGCACCGCGTGGACAAGGCCGGCGCCGTCTACACCGTGCTCGCCAACAGCTCCGCCGGCGCCCTGCCGTACGTCCTGCTGCGCCTCCTCGTCGGCACCGTGCTCCGCACCCTCGCCTACCTCGTCGGCAAGGCACCCGGCCAGGCCGTCGACGAGATCACCGGCCTCCTCGCCACCCTGCTGCGCCCCGGCCGGATCCTCGGCGCCCGCCGCAGACGGGGCCGGCCCGCCGTCCCCGCCAAGGAACTGCGCCCCTTGTTCCCGCCGCCCGGCGCGAGCCTGCGGGCCAACGCCGAACAGCTCGCCGGGTACTTCGGCGGCGACCGCGACACCGACACGGCCGCCATCGGCCGGCACGGCGGGGCCGTCGAGTCCGGCCCCGGCGGCGACGACGCCGACTACCTCGAGATCGAACAGTTCGCGCGCCTCAAGCGGATCGCCCGCAACCCCGCGCCCGTCCTCTTCGCCCTCCTCCTGCTCGTCTCCGTCATCGCCTGCCGCGCCCTGCTCGGCGGCGGCTCGCTGATGGGCGGCGCCCTGCTGCCCGCCCCCGACAGCGGGCTCGCCCTCTGGCGCAGCTACACCGACGACTGGCAGCCCGTCGCCGCCGGCTCCACCGCCGGAGCGCCCCCGTACCTCGCCGTCCTCGGCGCCTTCGCCACCGTGCTGTTCGGCTCCACCAGCGCGGCGCTGACCCTGCTGCTGGTCTGCTCGGTCCCGCTCGCCGGGCTCACCGCCTACTTCGCCTCCCGGCCGCTCGTCGACTCCCGGCTGCTGCGCGCCTGGGCCGCCGTCGCCTACGCCTTCCTGCCCGCCGTCACCGGCGCCCTCGCCGGCGGCCGCCTCGGCACCGCCGTCCTTGCGATCCTGCTCCCGCTCATCGCCCGCTCGGCCGTCGCGGCCTTCGCCTTCGGCTCCGCCGAATCCGAAGGCGAACGGTCCGGCTGGCGCCCGGTGTGGACGTACACCCTCCTGCTGACCCTGGCCACCGCCTTCACCCCCGTCGTGTGGCTCCTGGCCGCCGTCCTCGGCACCGCCGCCCTCGTGCTGCGCCGCGCCCGGTGGAAGACGTACGGCCTGCGGCTGCTCGCCACCCTCGCCGTCCCGCTCCTCGTGCTCGCCCCCTGGTCGCTGACCCTGCTCATGCACCCCGGCCGGCTCCTGCACGAGGCCGGCCTGCCGTACGGATCCGGCTCGGCCACCGCCCTGGACCTCCTCGGCATCAGTCCCGGCGGCCCCCGCACCGCCGGCGGCCTGCTCCTCATCGGCATCGTCCTCGCCGCCCTGGCCGCCCTGCTGCGCGCCGAGCGCCGGTTCGCCGTCCGCACCGCCTGGGCCACCGCCCTGGCGGCCCTGCTCCTGGCCGTCGTCGTCAACCGCACCGGCTGGGCCGGGCCCGCCACCCTCGTCTACGGACTGGCCCTCCTCGCGGCCGCCGCCGTCGGCGCAGAGGGGGCCAAGGAGCGGGTCGCCGCCAGCAGCTTCGGCTGGCGCCAGCCGCTGGCCGCGCTGATCGCGCTCGGCGCCGTCGCCGGCCCGCTGCTCGGCGCCGCCGGCTGGATGATCAGCGGCGCCGACGGCCCGCTGGAGCGGCGCGACCCGGTCCAGGTCCCCGCGTTCGTCGCCGAGGAGAGCGGCACCCGCGACCAGGCCCGCACCCTCGTCCTCGGCGGCACCTCGCCCGCCACGGTCTCCTACACCCTGGTCCGCGGCTCCGGCGGCCGCCTCGGCGACGCCGAACTCGCCGCCGCGGCCGGCAGCAGCCCCCAGCTCGACAAGGTCGTCTCCAGCCTCGTCGCCGGCTCCGGCGCCGACCAGACCGACCAGCTCAGCGGCTTCGCCATCCGCTACATCCTGGTCCGCGACGGGGCCCCGCAGCAGATGCGCAAGGTCCTCGACGCCACCCCGGGCCTCAGCCGCCTCAGCCAGCTCGACGGCAGCGCCCTGTGGCGCGTGGACCGCCAGGTCGCCCGCGCCGCCATCGTCTCCGGCAAGCCGGGCGAGGCCCCCATCCCGGTCGCCTCCGGCCCCGTCGAGGCCCACACCAAGATCCCGGCGGGCGAGGCGGGCGGTGCCGGTCGGGTGTTGCGCATCGCCGACCGGGCCGCCCCCGGCTGGCGGGCCACCCTCGACGGCAAGCCCCTCAAGCCCAAGACCCTCGACGGCTGGGCCCAGGGCTTCGAACTGCCCGCCGCCGGCGGCCGCCTCGACCTCGTCCACGAGGACGCGCTGACCCGGACCGCCTGGCACTGGGCCCAGGGCCTGCTCGCACTGGTGCTGCTCGTGATGGCCCTGCCCGGCCGCCGGGCGAGCCTCGACGACGACCTGCCCGAGGAGGAGGCGGAAGCCGCCGACCGGTCCGCCGCGGGCGAGGCCGGAGAGGGCCGCCGGGCCCGCCGGCTGCGCGCGGAGGCGGAGTCCGCGGCTGCCGCGACGGCCGCCGCCGAGGAGCCCTCGGGCGCGGTCGCCGACCCGTACGCGCAGATCCCGGCGCAGCCGGTGTACGGGGAGGAGACGTACGCGTACCAGGCCTACGGCGACCAGGGCTACGCGTACGACCAGCAGCCCCAGCAGCCGTACGTGCCGGCGCCCGCCCAGGCCCCGGATTACGAGCAGTACCCCTACCCGGAGCAGGGCTACGACGACCCGCAGGGATACCCGCAGCAGCCGCAGCAGCAGCCGTACCCCTACCCGCCGTACGAGCAGCCGTACGACACCTACGGACAGCACGACCCGCGTCCGGACGGGAGCCCCCAGCAGTGA
- a CDS encoding DUF5719 family protein: MKQRAPLTLAAVAAALAAVTGVGYLTAPAAPAADARTAAAARMPVERSALVCPAPSSSDIAETTYTAITPGAAGAGKGTARLLGATKEAKPVLELKERGKPAGAAASGAEAPALVGVADGILAPGWTAQQTTKVSVGRARGVLGVGCTAPGTDFWFPGASTAKGREDYVHLTNPDDTAAVIDIKMFGPDGAVKSEGGTGENIRIDPKSTKSVSLASLAPGAQLADVTAHVTTRAGRVGASVQVGEEGVGADWLPASTDPAGSLVLPGIPADATSVRLVAFAPGEEDADLTVKLAGPNGSISPAGNEQLHLKGGMTASLDLKDVTRGEAGSLLLAPANSKKAVPVVAAVRVVRGSGAKQDLGFVPATGPVGTRATVADNRADENATVLSLTAAGGADAKVKVTASPGTEAGEPASKEVTVKAGTTQTVSLAPAGAKGAYALTVETVSGGPVYAARTLTLPHEGTPMFTIQPLSDDHAMVSVPKATQDLTVLTD, from the coding sequence GTGAAGCAGCGCGCACCCCTGACGCTGGCGGCGGTGGCCGCGGCCCTGGCGGCCGTCACCGGCGTCGGATACCTCACCGCCCCCGCCGCCCCGGCCGCCGACGCCCGGACGGCGGCCGCGGCCCGGATGCCGGTGGAGCGGTCCGCGCTGGTCTGCCCGGCGCCCAGCTCCTCGGACATCGCGGAGACCACGTACACGGCGATCACCCCAGGCGCCGCCGGCGCAGGCAAGGGCACGGCCCGCCTCCTCGGCGCGACCAAGGAGGCCAAGCCGGTGCTCGAGCTCAAGGAGCGCGGCAAGCCGGCCGGGGCCGCCGCCTCCGGCGCGGAGGCGCCCGCACTGGTGGGTGTCGCCGACGGGATCCTGGCCCCCGGCTGGACCGCGCAGCAGACCACGAAGGTCTCGGTCGGCCGGGCGCGCGGCGTCCTCGGCGTCGGCTGCACCGCGCCCGGCACCGACTTCTGGTTCCCCGGCGCGAGTACGGCCAAGGGGCGCGAGGACTACGTGCACCTCACCAACCCGGACGACACCGCGGCCGTGATCGACATCAAGATGTTCGGCCCGGACGGGGCGGTGAAGTCCGAGGGCGGCACCGGCGAGAACATCCGGATCGACCCCAAGTCCACCAAGTCCGTCTCGCTGGCCTCCCTCGCCCCCGGGGCCCAGCTCGCGGACGTCACCGCCCATGTGACGACCCGGGCGGGCCGGGTCGGCGCCTCCGTGCAGGTCGGCGAGGAGGGGGTGGGCGCCGACTGGCTGCCGGCCTCCACCGACCCGGCGGGCTCGCTGGTGCTGCCCGGGATCCCGGCGGACGCCACCTCCGTACGGCTGGTCGCCTTCGCGCCGGGCGAGGAGGACGCGGACCTCACGGTCAAGCTGGCCGGGCCGAACGGCTCGATCAGCCCGGCGGGCAACGAGCAGCTGCACCTCAAGGGCGGCATGACGGCGAGCCTCGACCTGAAGGACGTGACCCGCGGCGAGGCGGGCTCGCTGCTGCTGGCCCCGGCGAACAGCAAGAAGGCCGTGCCGGTGGTGGCGGCCGTCCGCGTGGTCCGCGGCAGCGGCGCCAAGCAGGACCTGGGCTTCGTCCCGGCGACCGGGCCGGTGGGGACGCGGGCGACGGTCGCCGACAACCGGGCCGACGAGAACGCGACGGTGCTCTCGCTGACGGCGGCGGGCGGCGCCGATGCGAAAGTGAAGGTGACGGCCTCGCCGGGCACCGAGGCCGGGGAGCCGGCGTCGAAGGAGGTCACGGTCAAGGCGGGCACGACGCAGACGGTGTCGCTGGCCCCGGCCGGGGCCAAGGGCGCCTACGCGCTGACGGTCGAGACCGTCTCCGGCGGCCCCGTGTACGCGGCCCGCACCCTGACCCTGCCCCACGAGGGCACGCCGATGTTCACGATCCAGCCGCTGTCGGACGACCACGCGATGGTCTCGGTCCCCAAGGCCACCCAGGACCTCACGGTCCTGACCGACTAG
- a CDS encoding metallopeptidase family protein: MTDSPLPPGPPRPAEPPAEPRPRRRDRHGRGMRGPLAPPQVPLSASRAELFGDLVRDSVERLERRWPQLAEVEFVVADVPGPPGGPDAGWNDEAVPLGALSEAAGTERPARVVVFRRPVEIRTKSRDERALLVHEIVVEQVAELLGLSPETVDPRYGQD, encoded by the coding sequence GTGACGGACAGCCCCCTGCCCCCCGGCCCGCCCCGCCCTGCCGAGCCTCCCGCCGAGCCGCGGCCCCGGCGTCGCGACCGGCACGGGCGCGGGATGCGCGGGCCGCTGGCCCCGCCGCAGGTGCCGCTGTCGGCGAGCCGGGCGGAGCTGTTCGGGGACCTCGTACGGGACTCGGTCGAGCGGCTGGAGCGGCGCTGGCCGCAGCTGGCGGAGGTGGAGTTCGTGGTCGCGGACGTCCCGGGGCCGCCGGGCGGTCCGGACGCCGGCTGGAACGACGAGGCGGTGCCGCTCGGGGCGCTGTCGGAGGCGGCGGGGACGGAACGGCCGGCGCGGGTCGTGGTGTTCCGGCGGCCGGTGGAGATCCGCACGAAGAGCCGGGACGAACGGGCGCTGCTCGTGCACGAGATCGTGGTGGAGCAGGTCGCGGAGCTGCTGGGGCTGTCCCCGGAGACGGTCGACCCGCGGTACGGCCAGGACTGA
- a CDS encoding DUF3499 domain-containing protein translates to MSLVRRCSRTACGRPAVATLTYVYADSTAVLGPLATYAEPHCYDLCAEHSERLTAPRGWDVVRLTDGSAPSRPSGDDLEALANAVREAARPHDRAAEAGGTRPGSGGGNTGETRRGHLRVLRSPDS, encoded by the coding sequence GTGAGCCTTGTACGTCGCTGTTCGCGCACTGCGTGCGGCCGCCCTGCCGTCGCGACACTGACGTACGTCTACGCCGATTCGACCGCAGTTCTCGGCCCGCTCGCCACCTACGCAGAACCCCACTGCTACGACCTGTGCGCCGAGCACTCCGAGCGCCTGACCGCCCCGCGCGGCTGGGACGTCGTGCGCCTCACCGACGGCTCCGCGCCGTCCCGCCCGAGCGGCGACGACCTCGAAGCCCTGGCCAATGCCGTCCGTGAGGCTGCCCGCCCCCACGACCGCGCCGCCGAGGCCGGCGGAACCCGTCCGGGCAGCGGCGGCGGCAACACCGGGGAGACCCGTCGAGGACACCTGCGCGTCCTGCGTTCGCCCGACTCCTGA
- a CDS encoding phosphomannomutase/phosphoglucomutase: MAADLSNIVKAYDVRGVVPDEWDESLAELFGAAFVEVTGAAAIVVGHDMRPSSPALSGAFARGAAARGVDVTLIGLCSTDQLYYASGTLDLPGAMFTASHNPARYNGIKLCRAGAAPVGQDTGLTAIRELAEKWSDQGAPAVAAGTVPGTVTEQDTLTGYAEHLKSLVDLSSIRPLKVVVDAGNGMGGHTVPTVFEGLPLDVVPMYFELDGTFPNHEANPLDPKNIVDLQARVKAEGADLGLAFDGDADRCFVVDERGEGVSPSAVTALVAARELARNGGTGTVIHNLITSWSVPEVVREHGGTPVRTRVGHSFIKEEMAKSGAIFGGEHSAHYYFKDFWNADTGMLAALHVLAALGGQDGPLSELVASYDRYEGSGEINSTVADQADRLAAVKAAYGTAEGITLDELDGLTASSADWWFNLRASNTEPLLRLNVEARDPATLAKVRDEVLALVRA; this comes from the coding sequence GTGGCCGCAGATCTTTCGAACATCGTCAAGGCGTACGACGTACGTGGTGTCGTACCGGACGAGTGGGACGAGTCGCTGGCCGAGCTGTTCGGTGCCGCCTTCGTGGAGGTCACCGGCGCCGCGGCGATCGTCGTCGGCCACGACATGCGGCCCTCCTCGCCCGCCCTGTCCGGCGCCTTCGCCCGCGGCGCCGCCGCCCGCGGCGTCGACGTCACCCTGATCGGGCTGTGCTCCACCGACCAGCTGTACTACGCCTCCGGCACGCTGGACCTGCCCGGCGCGATGTTCACGGCCTCGCACAACCCGGCCCGCTACAACGGCATCAAGCTCTGCCGGGCCGGAGCCGCCCCCGTCGGCCAGGACACCGGCCTCACCGCCATCCGCGAGCTCGCCGAGAAGTGGTCCGACCAGGGCGCCCCGGCCGTCGCCGCCGGCACAGTCCCGGGCACGGTCACGGAGCAGGACACCCTCACCGGGTACGCCGAGCACCTCAAGTCCCTCGTCGACCTCAGCAGCATCCGCCCGCTGAAGGTGGTCGTGGACGCCGGCAACGGGATGGGCGGCCACACCGTCCCGACCGTCTTCGAGGGCCTGCCCCTCGACGTCGTCCCGATGTACTTCGAGCTGGACGGCACCTTCCCGAACCACGAGGCCAACCCCCTCGACCCGAAGAACATCGTCGACCTCCAGGCCCGCGTGAAGGCCGAGGGCGCCGACCTCGGCCTCGCCTTCGACGGCGACGCCGACCGCTGCTTCGTCGTCGACGAGCGCGGCGAGGGCGTCTCCCCGTCCGCCGTCACCGCCCTGGTCGCGGCCCGCGAGCTGGCCCGCAACGGCGGCACCGGCACCGTGATCCACAACCTGATCACCTCCTGGTCCGTCCCGGAGGTCGTCCGCGAGCACGGCGGCACCCCCGTCCGCACCCGCGTCGGCCACTCCTTCATCAAGGAGGAGATGGCCAAGTCCGGCGCCATCTTCGGCGGCGAGCACTCCGCGCACTACTACTTCAAGGACTTCTGGAACGCGGACACCGGCATGCTCGCCGCGCTCCACGTCCTCGCGGCCCTCGGCGGCCAGGACGGCCCGCTCTCCGAGCTGGTCGCCTCCTACGACCGCTACGAGGGCTCCGGCGAGATCAACTCCACCGTCGCCGACCAGGCCGACCGGCTCGCCGCCGTCAAGGCCGCGTACGGCACCGCCGAGGGCATCACCCTCGACGAGCTCGACGGCCTGACCGCCAGCTCCGCCGACTGGTGGTTCAACCTGCGCGCCTCCAACACCGAGCCGCTGCTGCGCCTCAACGTCGAAGCCCGCGACCCCGCCACCCTCGCCAAGGTCCGCGACGAGGTCCTCGCCCTCGTCCGCGCCTAG
- a CDS encoding Trm112 family protein — MPLEAGLLEILACPACHAPLEDKSADEAAPELICTGRDCGLAYPVRDGIPVLLVDEARRPA; from the coding sequence ATGCCGCTCGAAGCCGGCCTTCTGGAGATCCTCGCCTGCCCCGCCTGCCACGCGCCCCTCGAGGACAAGTCGGCCGACGAAGCGGCCCCCGAGCTGATCTGCACCGGCCGGGACTGCGGCCTCGCCTACCCGGTCCGCGACGGCATCCCGGTCCTCCTCGTCGACGAGGCCCGCCGCCCCGCCTGA
- a CDS encoding SIS domain-containing protein produces the protein MLDESLLDAPDELARADRRGLLRGAAEAGARVRTAARHATEAGLADLRPDGRPRSVLIAGPGTAATGVADLLGALAGASAPVTRLHPTGVAHAAGALRWALPGWAGSVDLLLLATTDGTEPGLAVLAEQAYRRGCTVVAVAPERSPLSEAVDGAHGLLVPMAKAPYQEYDESAAAGPGALWALLTPLLLLLDKVGLITAAPDTLQRVADRLDRTAERCGPAIATYSNPAKTLAAELADTLPLIWSEGAGAGPAGRRFAATLAELAGRPALAADLPEALPAHGVLLAGSFAAGADPEDFFRDRVEEPQALRARIVLLRDRPAGGLTAAPAARELALSHDTAISELEPEEGSELEQLAELLAVTDFATAYLALATRGHG, from the coding sequence ATGCTCGACGAGTCGCTCCTCGACGCACCGGACGAACTCGCCCGCGCCGACCGCCGCGGCCTGCTCCGCGGCGCCGCCGAGGCCGGGGCCAGAGTTCGTACCGCAGCCCGGCACGCGACCGAGGCCGGCCTCGCCGACCTGCGCCCCGACGGCCGGCCCCGTTCCGTCCTCATCGCCGGGCCCGGTACCGCCGCCACCGGAGTCGCCGACCTGCTCGGCGCCCTCGCCGGAGCCTCCGCGCCCGTCACCCGACTGCACCCCACCGGCGTCGCCCACGCCGCCGGAGCCCTGCGCTGGGCGCTGCCCGGCTGGGCCGGCTCCGTCGACCTGCTGCTCCTCGCCACCACCGACGGCACCGAACCCGGGCTCGCCGTCCTCGCCGAGCAGGCCTACCGGCGCGGCTGCACCGTCGTCGCCGTCGCGCCCGAGCGCTCCCCGCTGAGCGAGGCCGTGGACGGCGCGCACGGGCTCCTCGTACCGATGGCCAAGGCGCCGTACCAGGAGTACGACGAATCCGCCGCGGCCGGACCCGGCGCCCTGTGGGCCCTGCTGACCCCGCTGCTGCTGCTCCTCGACAAGGTCGGGCTGATCACCGCCGCCCCGGACACCCTCCAGCGCGTCGCCGACCGGCTCGACCGCACCGCCGAGCGCTGCGGTCCGGCCATCGCCACGTACTCCAACCCGGCCAAGACCCTCGCCGCCGAGCTCGCCGACACCCTCCCGCTCATCTGGAGCGAGGGCGCCGGCGCGGGCCCGGCCGGCCGCCGCTTCGCCGCCACGCTCGCCGAACTCGCCGGCCGCCCCGCACTGGCCGCCGACCTCCCCGAGGCGCTGCCCGCCCACGGGGTCCTGCTCGCCGGCTCCTTCGCCGCCGGCGCCGATCCCGAAGACTTCTTCCGTGACCGGGTGGAGGAGCCCCAGGCCCTCCGCGCCCGCATCGTCCTGCTGCGCGACCGGCCCGCCGGCGGCCTCACCGCGGCCCCGGCCGCGCGCGAGCTCGCCCTCAGCCACGACACGGCCATCAGCGAGCTCGAACCAGAGGAAGGCAGCGAACTGGAACAGCTCGCCGAACTCCTCGCCGTCACGGATTTCGCCACCGCCTACCTGGCGCTGGCGACCAGGGGACACGGCTGA
- the manA gene encoding mannose-6-phosphate isomerase, class I: MDRLTNTIRPYAWGSTTAIPELLGVAPTGEPQAEMWMGAHPGAPSRLDRGAGETTLADVIAADPERELGAAAVARFGPRLPFLLKILAAGAPLSLQVHPDLAQAKEGYADEERRGVPVDAAHRNYKDPNHKPEMVCALTHFDGLCGFRPPLEAADLLAGLGVNSLVPYVDLLRAHPEEAALREMLTAVLTADRAEMARTVAEAGAAIERLGGPYAPYASLVHHFPGDPGVIAAMLLNHVRLQPGEAMFLGAGVPHAYLDGLGVELLANSDNVLRAGLTPKHVDVPELLKIVRFEPGDPAVQRPEGNGEEVYESPIDEFQLSRFALAAGAAPHALPDDAPQILLCTTGRPKAGEVTLSPGESVFVPAGEKTELSGIGTIFRATVAL, encoded by the coding sequence ATGGACCGCCTGACGAACACGATCCGCCCCTACGCCTGGGGGTCGACCACCGCGATCCCCGAGCTCCTCGGTGTCGCACCCACCGGGGAGCCCCAGGCCGAGATGTGGATGGGCGCGCACCCGGGCGCCCCGTCCCGCCTCGACCGCGGCGCCGGCGAGACCACCCTCGCGGACGTCATCGCCGCCGACCCCGAGCGCGAGCTCGGAGCAGCCGCCGTCGCCAGGTTCGGCCCCCGGCTGCCCTTCCTCCTCAAGATCCTCGCGGCCGGGGCACCGCTCTCCCTCCAGGTCCACCCCGACCTCGCGCAGGCGAAGGAGGGCTACGCCGACGAGGAGCGCCGCGGGGTCCCCGTCGACGCGGCCCACCGCAACTACAAGGACCCCAACCACAAGCCCGAGATGGTCTGCGCGCTCACGCACTTCGACGGCCTGTGCGGCTTCCGCCCGCCGCTGGAGGCCGCCGACCTGCTCGCGGGCCTCGGAGTCAACTCCCTCGTGCCGTACGTCGACCTGCTCCGGGCCCACCCGGAGGAGGCGGCGCTGCGCGAGATGCTCACCGCCGTACTGACCGCGGACCGCGCCGAGATGGCCCGTACGGTGGCCGAGGCCGGCGCCGCGATCGAACGCCTCGGGGGCCCGTACGCGCCGTACGCCTCGCTCGTGCACCACTTCCCGGGCGACCCGGGCGTGATCGCGGCCATGCTCCTCAACCACGTCCGACTCCAGCCCGGCGAGGCCATGTTCCTCGGCGCCGGCGTTCCGCACGCCTACCTCGACGGCCTCGGCGTGGAGCTGCTGGCCAACTCCGACAACGTGCTGCGCGCCGGTCTCACCCCCAAACACGTGGACGTGCCCGAGCTCCTGAAGATCGTGCGGTTCGAGCCCGGCGACCCGGCCGTACAGCGCCCCGAGGGCAACGGCGAGGAGGTCTACGAGAGCCCCATCGACGAATTCCAGCTCTCCCGTTTCGCCCTGGCCGCCGGCGCCGCCCCGCACGCCCTCCCGGACGACGCCCCGCAGATCCTGCTGTGCACGACGGGCCGCCCGAAGGCCGGCGAAGTGACGCTGTCCCCCGGAGAATCGGTCTTCGTCCCGGCAGGCGAAAAGACCGAACTGTCCGGAATCGGCACGATCTTCCGTGCCACCGTCGCCCTCTGA
- a CDS encoding cation diffusion facilitator family transporter codes for MSASGGTRAIVAALAANLAIAVAKFVAFVFSGSSSMLAESVHSLADSGNQGLLLLGGKKAQREATPQHPFGYGRERYIYAFLVSIVLFTVGGMFAIYEGVEKVQHPHPIEAWYWPVGVLVFAVIAEGFSFRTAIKESNEIRGALSWTQFIRRAKAPELPVVLLEDFGALVGLVLALVGVGLALATGDGVWDGIGTLCIGALLILIAVVLAAETKSLLLGEAAGTEDVEKIKAALVDGDVVTRVIHMRTLHLGPEELLVAAKIAVEGNDTATQVADAINAAEARIREAVPIARVIYLEPDIYHAESDTSAKT; via the coding sequence ATGAGCGCGTCGGGCGGTACCAGGGCGATCGTGGCGGCACTCGCCGCCAACCTCGCCATCGCTGTAGCCAAGTTCGTGGCCTTCGTCTTCAGCGGCTCGTCGTCGATGCTCGCGGAAAGCGTCCACTCGCTGGCCGACTCCGGGAACCAGGGGCTGCTGCTCCTCGGCGGAAAGAAGGCCCAGCGCGAGGCGACGCCGCAACACCCCTTCGGGTACGGGCGCGAACGCTACATCTACGCCTTCCTCGTCTCCATCGTGCTCTTCACCGTCGGCGGCATGTTCGCCATCTACGAGGGCGTGGAGAAGGTCCAGCACCCGCATCCCATCGAGGCCTGGTACTGGCCGGTCGGCGTGCTCGTCTTCGCGGTCATCGCGGAGGGGTTCTCCTTCCGTACGGCCATCAAGGAGTCGAACGAGATCCGCGGCGCGCTGTCGTGGACCCAGTTCATCAGGCGCGCCAAGGCACCCGAGCTGCCGGTGGTCCTGCTGGAGGACTTCGGCGCCCTCGTCGGCCTGGTCCTGGCCCTCGTCGGCGTCGGCCTCGCGCTTGCGACCGGCGACGGCGTCTGGGACGGCATCGGCACCCTCTGCATCGGCGCCCTGCTGATCCTCATCGCGGTCGTGCTCGCCGCCGAGACCAAGTCCCTGCTGCTCGGCGAGGCCGCGGGCACGGAGGACGTCGAGAAGATCAAGGCCGCGCTCGTCGACGGCGATGTCGTCACCCGCGTGATCCACATGCGCACCCTCCACCTCGGCCCGGAGGAGCTCCTGGTCGCCGCCAAGATCGCGGTCGAGGGCAACGACACCGCGACGCAGGTGGCGGACGCCATCAACGCCGCCGAGGCCCGGATCCGCGAGGCGGTCCCGATCGCCCGCGTGATCTACCTGGAGCCGGACATCTACCACGCGGAGTCGGACACCTCCGCGAAGACCTGA